The following are encoded together in the Pieris napi chromosome 17, ilPieNapi1.2, whole genome shotgun sequence genome:
- the LOC125057791 gene encoding uncharacterized protein LOC125057791, translated as MQAGPDSTAVSEAPSSGSEDSDCEFGPETEEASLTEEWARELLIDSGVVEPQEIRVESRAGVAGALSRVLAVTIRYENDGERHSLPLVVKLPPRDPFGRLFVAEAQFDTREILFYTELAPALNKLAQEAIGPDEGLPIPRCVKARLPDEIGGDSELVLEDVTAEGFESADFAEGLTVDRARAALFAAARLHALSLALRDREGPLDQRFDFLFPCERAAAGYLRLVRRGLPQLEAFLRGRTDCVDEAAAVSALSARAPSLLGTLLRPAEPAPLAHADFWSGNLLFRERDGISECVALDWQMVSLGRPMDDVALLLLSSLTPELRRSVGDTLIEDYGDRLEAECARLGTSAAGVTVRRSLKQDWPRAALRALLLCAGSVDVALGEPRAEQRLLEAVRDLYAQGVLDLKSDSES; from the exons ATGCAAGCGGGCCCGGATAGCACCGCGGTCTCAGAGGCCCCAAGTAGTGGGAGCGAGGATTCTGATTGTGAATTTGGTCCAGAGACCGAAGAGGCCTCTTTGACTGAAGAATGGGCGCGAGAGCTTCTTATTGACTCGGGCGTGGTCGAACCACAAGAG ATTCGTGTAGAATCAAGAGCTGGTGTGGCTGGAGCTTTAAGCAGAGTATTAGCTGTAACAATTCGTTATGAAAACGATGGAGAGAGACATTCACTACCTCTGGTCGTAAAACTTCCACCACGGGATCCATTCGGCCGCCTCTTTGTAGCCGAAGCGCAATTTGACACCAGAGAGATACTTTTTTACACGGAATTAGCTCCggcattaaataaattggctCAGGAGGCTATTGGCCCTGATGAGGGTTTACCAATACCGCGATGTGTGAAGGCGAGATTACCAG ATGAAATTGGTGGTGACAGCGAGCTTGTATTAGAAGATGTGACGGCGGAAGGTTTCGAATCTGCTGATTTCGCCGAAGGTTTGACAGTAGACCGAGCAAGAGCAGCCTTATTCGCCGCAGCAAGATTACATGCACTCTCTCTAGCGTTACGTGATAGAGAAGGACCGCTTGATCAGCGGTTCGACTTCCTCTTCCCTTGCGAAAGAGCCGCTGCTGGATACCTTCGTTTAGTTCGAAGAGGCTTACCGCAACTTGAAGCATTCCTACGCGGGCGAACCGACTGCGTAGATGAAGCTGCCGCCGTATCCGCCCTAAGTGCTCGAGCACCTTCTCTTCTCGGCACTCTACTCAGACCCGCAGAACCAGCTCCTTTAGCACACGCAGATTTCTGGAGCGGAAATCTTCTCTTTCGAGAGAGAGATGGTATAAGCGAATGTGTAGCACTAGATTGGCAAATGGTATCACTAGGTAGACCGATGGATGATGTAGCCCTGTTGCTTCTTTCTTCATTAACGCCGGAGTTGAGAAGGTCGGTCGGGGATACATTGATTGAGGATTATGGTGACCGTTTAGAGGCAGAATGTGCTAGATTAGGAACTTCAGCAGCTGGAGTAACTGTGAGAAGAAGTTTGAAACAAGACTGGCCCCGCGCGGCGTTGAGAGCTCTTCTTCTATGCGCTGGGAGTGTTGATGTGGCTTTGGGAGAGCCTCGGGCTGAACAGCGACTTTTAGAAGCAGTTAGAGACCTGTATGCTCAGGGAGTTCTCGATTTAAAATCGGACTCAGAATCATGA
- the LOC125057792 gene encoding ADP-ribosylation factor-like protein 6-interacting protein 4 — protein MGKEKSKSKKKRRSSDDSSGSTSSSSDSSQEKKKLRKLKKKLKREKKKTEKALKKKLKEEIKKLKKTRRSSSRSIDGGKDEVSSDIPIELMEKSKAMAPMTKEEWEKKQSVVRRVLDEETGRYRLIKGDGEVLEEIVSRDRHKQINREATAADGNFFQKQTVDKQFFK, from the exons atgggaAAAGAGAAATCTAAATCTAAAAAGAAACGGAGATCTTCTGATGATAGTTCTGGTAGTACATCTAGCAGCTCGGATTCAAGTCAGGAAAAGAAGAAACTTCGGAAGctcaaaaagaaattaaagagagaaaaaaagaaaaccgAAAAGGCTTTAAAAAAGAAGTTGAAGgaagagataaaaaaattaaagaaaactcGTCGGAGCTCTAGTCGAAGTATTGATGGCGGTAAAGATGAAGTTTCCAGTGATATTCCTATtg aaTTAATGGAGAAATCTAAGGCAATGGCACCAATGACAAAGGAAGAATGGGAGAAGAAACAGAGTGTTGTAAGAAGAGTGCTAGATGAAGAAACTGGACGTTACAG ATTAATAAAAGGAGATGGAGAGGTATTAGAAGAAATTGTATCAAGAGATCGGCATAAACAGATAAATCGGGAAGCTACTGCTGCTGATGGAAATTTCTTTCAGAAGCAAACAGTTGATAAACAATTCTTTAAATAG
- the LOC125057790 gene encoding thioredoxin domain-containing protein 5 homolog — protein sequence MGSWTLLLVSFFFISLPENVAPVAGSTYEYDPDVFKLQIKELDGNFIMFYAPWCRHCTEFEPIWIELGELINTKDSQFAIAQVDCTKYNKLCHDNDITGYPTLLYYHKNSFTPIEYKGTRDLPSLTLFLSEVFTMKEEINQEKPDKEVKVYSGMAHLNDHNIEKFISSGQHFIMFYAPWCGASQKLAPIWAELAVQYAQNEYIQIGQVNCMLSEMTCKNFDIKQYPYLLWIVNGRIMGVAVEMYTLDELKEYVQKMLLAENHDPQKFMKKKKVLPVARITEETFETFLQKDLVFVNYFAPWCAHCMQLSPLWLKLGEKFQNESRVLIADVDCARSKTVCEMEKINGLPTLILYKNKEIVSLENGGRPFESLVTLVNEHLDVKEDEKDSQSEVGTLKKDVTDKTKPDLEDSSSENEISVSDEIIIQNELTEDKVIVKDENTKDEL from the exons ATGGGGTCCTGGACATTGTTATTGGTTTCATTCTTTTTCATTAGCCTACCTGAAAATGTCGCTCCTGTAGCAGGTTCCACTTATGAATACGATCCAGacgtttttaaattacaaataaaggagttagATGGAAATTTCATAATGTTTTACGCGCCTTG GTGCCGACATTGTACAGAATTTGAGCCTATTTGGATCGAATTAGGAGAGTTAATCAACACAAAAGACTCACAATTTGCTATCGCTCAAGTGGattgtacaaaatataacaaactATGTCATGATAATGATATTACAG GATATCCCACATTGCTGTACTACCACAAGAACTCTTTTACTCCAATTGAATACAAGGGCACTAGAGACCTCCCTTccttaactttatttttaagtgaagTATTCACAATGAAAGAAGAG atcAATCAAGAAAAGCCAGATAAAGAAGTAAAAGTATACAGTGGAATGGCACACTTAAATGACCATAACATAGAGAAATTTATATCAAGTGGACAGcactttattatgttttatgcTCCTTGGTGTGGGGCCTCACAG aaattgGCACCTATTTGGGCTGAATTAGCTGTACAATATGCACAGAATGAATACATTCAAATTGGCCAGGTTAATTGTATGCTAAGTGAAATGACATGCAAAAATTTTGATATTAAGCAATATCCCTACTTATTGTGGATAGTGAATGGAAGAATT ATGGGGGTAGCAGTAGAAATGTACACTTTAGATGAACTTAAAGAATATgttcaaaaaatgttgttagCTGAGAATCATGATCCTCAGAAATTTATGAAGAAAAAGAAAGTGTTGCCCGTAGCTAGGATAACTGAGGAAACATTTGAAACATTTCTGCAAAAGGATCTAgtgtttgtaaattattttgcaccTTG GTGTGCACATTGTATGCAGTTAAGTCCCCTTTGGTTGAAGTTAGGAGAGAAATTTCAAAATGAATCTAGAGTTCTGATTGCAGATGTAGACTGTGCCAGATCAAAAACAGTTTGTGAAATGGAAAAG ataaatggATTACCAACACttatattgtacaaaaataagGAAATTGTGAGTTTGGAAAATGGTGGACGACCATTTGAAAGCCTTGTAACACTTGTAAATGAACATTTAGACGTCAAAGAAGATGAGAAAGACTCGCAAAGTGAAGTTGGAACATTGAAAAAAGATGTAACTGACAAAACAAAACCAGATTTAGAAGATAGCTCTTCAGAGAATGAAATAAGTGTTTCAgatgaaattataatacaaaatgaatTGACTGAAGATAAAGTTATTGTAAAAGATGAAAATACCAAAGATGAACTATAA
- the LOC125058026 gene encoding serine/threonine-protein kinase Warts, with product MNPPAPGKPATRTSGYNQKALAEIRNSLLPFANIGSLEPPGSSAASTVSSGVSSGFSSSSGNGLDKDLNVLPQSLNQLIALGYDEDPAVKALKYAGGRFDAALDYLSKKQEPLNGVLKSSNLSALSTKLIRKPSLEREINLHRGSPALDSGAGSSRSDSPRQSDGPPLPHEKLSRQYSPSGFSEPPPPPPPRCPSTPPVPPAVHQYMKRISPAPPLPPARGTSPVASGAPTPSARQPMIVQNGPQVQQQLSQQIQALSIYQTTTELPPPYPLTGVPPPPPYSVSMQNRQSPTQSQDYRKSPSSGIYSGGTSAGSPSPITVTQSTGSASGMTRPTPIQAWTARQAVQPPIIMQSVKSTQVQKPVLQTAIAPVAPPPVASSVVQPPPPSYASSIQQKQSQTPPSYPLAPKPSSPGSTPPIPTATTPTIPTTEPPSYAITMQALAVQRGMNPVPPPPYGNQIDNTATVNSHHSPLHKKFSNNEQMELKCPNQTCNLLKDSACGSDKSANGSTNRRSKDPEKIRHHSPIPERKNISKEKEDERRDCKVRNYSPQAFKFFMEQHVENILKSYKQRTYRKMQLEKEMTKIGLSAEAQDQMRKMLSQKESNYIRLKRAKMDKSMFTKIKHIGVGAFGEVTLVRKIDTSHLYAMKTLRKADVLKRNQVAHVKAERDILAEADNEWVVKLYYSFQDKDNLYFVMDYIPGGDLMSLLIKLGIFEANLARFYIAELTCAVESVHKMGFIHRDIKPDNILIDRDGHIKLTDFGLCTGFRWTHNSKYYQRNDHGRQDSMDPVDGEWGAMGECRCHQLKPLERRRKREHQRCLAHSLVGTPNYIAPEVLQRTGYTQLCDWWSVGVILYEMLVGSPPFLAATPAETQLKVINWESTLHIPDAANLCRESKDLILKLCSGQEKRLGKDAIEVKNHPFLKGIDFDKGLRRQVAPYIPRIDYPTDTSNFDPIDPEKLRNSGSSDSNKSDSELLDNGKTFHGFFEFTFRRFFDDGYTNKINLDDNDNQGPVYV from the exons ATGAACCCGCCGGCGCCCGGCAAGCCGGCTACGCGCACCTCAGGGTACAACCAAAAAGCGCTTGCCGAGATAAGAAACTCATTACTCCCGTTTGCTAATATTGGGAGCTTAGAGCCACCTGGCTCATCCGCAGCTAGCACTGTAAGCTCAGGAGTGAGCTCTGGATTCAGTTCCTCCTCAGGCAATGGGCTAGATAAGGATTTGAATGTATTGCCTCAGTCACTTAATCAGCTCATTGCTTTGGGTTATGATGAG gaccCAGCTGTTAAAGCATTAAAATATGCTGGTGGACGGTTTGATGCAGCCCttgattatttatcaaaaaagcAGGAACCCCTTAATGGTGTCTTAAAGTCGTCAAACTTAAGTGCTTTAAGTACTAAGCTTATAAGGAAACCTAGTTTGGAGAGAGAAATTAATCTTCATAGAGGCAGTCCTGCATTAGATTCAGGAGCGGGAAGTTCTCGGTCTGATAGTCCAAGACAGTCAGATGGACCGCCTTTGCCTCATGAAAAGTTAAGCAGGCAGTATTCGCCGTCAGGATTCTCAGAACCTCCGCCTCCGCCGCCACCAAGATGTCCGTCGACACCGCCAGTACCGCCGGCGGTACATCAGTACATGAAGCGAATATCACCTGCTCCACCTTTGCCTCCCGCCAGAGGCACAAGCCCTGTAGCCTCAGGGGCACCGACACCCTCTGCGCGGCAGCCAATGATAGTTCAAAATGGTCCACAAGTCCAACAACAGTTGTCCCAACAAATACAAGCTTTAAGTATTTATCAAACTACTACAGAACTGCCACCTCCGTACCCTTTAACGGGCGTTCCCCCGCCGCCTCCCTACTCAGTATCTATGCAAAACAGGCAGAGCCCTACACAATCTCAAGATTACCGAAAGAGTCCGTCGTCAGGAATATATTCAGGAGGTACGTCAGCTGGCTCGCCGAGTCCGATTACGGTCACGCAATCGACCGGTTCAGCGTCGGGCATGACTCGCCCTACGCCTATCCAGGCGTGGACAGCGAGACAAGCCGTCCAACCCCCTATTATAATGCAATCCGTAAAGAGTACGCAAGTACAAAAACCAGTTCTTCAGACTGCCATTGCCCCGGTAGCCCCACCCCCTGTGGCCAGCTCTGTCGTCCAACCCCCGCCGCCGTCATATGCTAGCTCTATACAGCAAAAACAATCGCAAACTCCTCCTAGTTATCCGTTAGCTCCAAAGCCATCTTCACCTGGCTCCACACCTCCAATACCAACCGCTACTACTCCCACTATACCAACGACTGAACCGCCGAGCTACGCTATAACGATGCAAGCCCTAGCCGTACAAAGAGGAATGAACCCAGTTCCGCCACCTCCTTATGGCAACCAAATTGATAATACAGCAACTGTCAATTCCCACCACTCACCATTACACAAGAAATTTTCGAACAATGAGCAAATGGAACTCAAGTGTCCCAATCAAACATGTAATCTATTAAAAGATAGCGCTTGCGGCTCAGATAAAAGCGCAAATGGTTCGACCAACCGTCGATCAAAGGATCCGGAAAAGATTCGTCATCATTCACCTATTCCAGAAAGAAAGAATATCAGCAAAGAAAAGGAAGATGAAAGAAGAGATTGTAAAGTTAGAAATTATTCTCCTCAAGCATTCAAATTCTTTATGGAGCAGCATGTTGAAAACATTCTCAAGTCATATAAACAAAGGACATATCGAAAAATGCAATTGGAAAAGGAAATGACCAAAATAGGTCTCAGTGCTGAAGCTCAGGATCAAATGAGGAAGATGCTATCTCAAAAAGAGTCTAATTACATTCGGTTGAAGCGTGCGAAGATGGATAAGTCCatgtttactaaaataaagcATATTGGTGTGGGGGCATTTGGTGAAGTGACTTTGGTTAGAAAGATTGATACTAGTCATCTGTATGCCATGAAGACCCTTCGGAAAGCTGATGTCTTGAAAAGAAATCAAGTAGCGCACGTGAAAGCTGAACGTGATATACTGGCTGAGGCAGATAATGAATGGGTTGTGAAGCTTTATTACAGTTTTCAAGATAAGGATAATCTATATTTTGTGATGGATTACATCCCAGGTGGGGATCTAATGTCACTTCTAATAAAATTGGGTATATTTGAAGCAAATCTGGCGAGATTTTATATTGCGGAACTGACTTGTGCAGTAGAGAGTGTACACAAGATGGGATTTATTCATCGAGATATAAAGCCAGACAATATTCTGATTGACCGTGATGGACATATCAAGCTAACAGACTTCGGTTTGTGCACGGGGTTTCGGTGGACGCATAATTCGAAATATTATCAACGAAAtg ACCACGGCCGACAGGACTCCATGGATCCAGTGGATGGAGAATGGGGTGCAATGGGTGAATGTCGTTGTCATCAGCTTAAGCCATTAGAGAGGCGACGTAAGAGGGAACATCAGCGATGTTTAGCGCACTCTTTAGTGGGGACACCAAATTATATAGCACCCGAGGTGCTACAGAGAACCGGGTATACGCAGCTTTGCGATTGGTGGTCAGTGGGAGTAATCCTGTATGAGATGTTAGTTGGGTCACCACCCTTTCTAGCTGCTACTCCGGCTGAAACACAACTCAAG gTGATTAATTGGGAAAGTACCCTCCATATACCGGACGCGGCAAATCTTTGTCGCGAAAGCAAGGATTTGATCCTCAAATTATGTTCTGGACAGGAAAAGAGGCTGGGCAAAGATGCCATAGAGGTTAAAAACCATCCCTTTTTAAAGGGAATCGATTTCGACAAGGGATTAAGAAGGCAAGTAGCGCCCTACATCCCTAGAATAGACTATCCCACAGATACGTCAAACTTTGATCCGATTGATCCAGAAAAGTTGCGGAACTCTGGCAGTTCCGACTCCAATAAATCTGACAGTGAACTTTTGGACAATGGTAAGACCTTCCACGGATTCTTCGAGTTTACGTTTAGGAGGTTCTTTGATGATGGATATACGAACAAAATAAATCTCGATGATAACGATAATCAGGGGCCGGTGTATGTTTAG
- the LOC125058028 gene encoding valacyclovir hydrolase isoform X1: MLALRNLLALSIKNKQHRGSRALLSSIIAPKEDIIQVGKYSINYVRVGNGPHNILCAPGALGSIWTDFRYQVNGIDYEKFSVVAWDPPGFGKSRPPEREFTIDFYHRDADIAHQFMKELNIPKYSLLGWSDGGITSMILAAKFPDVVQKLVIWGANSFILPKEIEAYKKIKDVSTWSTKMREPMIELYGEERFKSYWAEWVDTMEALFKAKDGNICSDLLKDIKCPTFILHGEKDPLVEGVHVSHLHTHITGSRIHLYPEGKHNIHIRYADDFNRLVQEFLLLK; the protein is encoded by the exons ATGTTAGCTTTAAGAAATTTACTTgctttatcaattaaaaataaacaacatcGCGGTTCGCGAGCTTtactttcttcgataatagCTCCAAAG GAAGATATTATACAAGTTGGCaaatattctattaattatgTGAGAGTTGGGAATGGACCTCACAATATTCTCTGTGCTCCTGGTGCTTTAGGCTCAATTTGGACTGACTTTAGATATCAAGTAAATGGCATTGACTATGAAAAGTTTAGTGTAGTTGCATGGGACCCACCTGGCTTTGGCAAAAGCAGACCTCCAGAAAGAGAATTCACTATCGACTTTTACCATAGAGATGCTGACATTGCTCATCAATTTATGAAG GAATTGAATATTCCTAAATATTCACTGCTGGGCTGGAGTGATGGTGGAATTACTAGTATGATTTTAGCTGCTAAATTCCCTGATGTTGTGCAGAAATTAGTTATCTGGGGAGCCAATTCATTTATATTGCCCAAAGAAATAGAAGCATATAAAA AGATAAAGGATGTCAGCACCTGGTCTACAAAAATGAGAGAGCCAATGATCGAATTGTATGGGGAAGAAAGATTTAAGTCATATTGGGCTGAATGGGTGGACACCATGGAGGCATTGTTTAAAGCAAAAGATGGCAACATTTGCTCTGATCTACTAAAAGATATCAAATGTCCAACATTCATTTTACATGGTGAAAAAGACCCATTAGTGGAAGGAGTACATGTGTCTCATTTGCATACCCATATAACTGGATCTAG gataCATTTATATCCAGAAGGAAAGCATAATATACACATTCGTTATGCAGATGATTTTAATAGACTGGTGCAagaatttttacttttaaagtgA
- the LOC125058028 gene encoding valacyclovir hydrolase isoform X2 has protein sequence MKELNIPKYSLLGWSDGGITSMILAAKFPDVVQKLVIWGANSFILPKEIEAYKKIKDVSTWSTKMREPMIELYGEERFKSYWAEWVDTMEALFKAKDGNICSDLLKDIKCPTFILHGEKDPLVEGVHVSHLHTHITGSRIHLYPEGKHNIHIRYADDFNRLVQEFLLLK, from the exons ATGAAG GAATTGAATATTCCTAAATATTCACTGCTGGGCTGGAGTGATGGTGGAATTACTAGTATGATTTTAGCTGCTAAATTCCCTGATGTTGTGCAGAAATTAGTTATCTGGGGAGCCAATTCATTTATATTGCCCAAAGAAATAGAAGCATATAAAA AGATAAAGGATGTCAGCACCTGGTCTACAAAAATGAGAGAGCCAATGATCGAATTGTATGGGGAAGAAAGATTTAAGTCATATTGGGCTGAATGGGTGGACACCATGGAGGCATTGTTTAAAGCAAAAGATGGCAACATTTGCTCTGATCTACTAAAAGATATCAAATGTCCAACATTCATTTTACATGGTGAAAAAGACCCATTAGTGGAAGGAGTACATGTGTCTCATTTGCATACCCATATAACTGGATCTAG gataCATTTATATCCAGAAGGAAAGCATAATATACACATTCGTTATGCAGATGATTTTAATAGACTGGTGCAagaatttttacttttaaagtgA